A window from Mycolicibacterium tokaiense encodes these proteins:
- a CDS encoding iron-containing alcohol dehydrogenase, whose protein sequence is MLSGSQSTMRPGRTGQPGRVLKFHAPEIVFGVDSMVEAAHAALRLGALRPMLITDPGLIEAGWVDEMLMHLREQLVEAHVWSGLTPNPKDHEIAAGYQMYAERGCDVLLAVGGGSVIDAAKGVAILASNGGHILDYEGVDKAQVPIPPLVVVPSTSGTGADVSQFCIVTDTTRNVKISILGRALVPDVTVIDPRLLTTMPENLNAATGLDALTHGIEAFVSLGHNQLTDHHALRAVQMVTENLVATIERPTDMPPRVLMAQAALEAGLAFTNAILGATHAMSHQVGGLLDLPHGVINGVLLPHVIRFNAEADPQPFAVIADALGVTQPGMPAAEAAQALAERIDRLAAEVGVPRGLAQLGVSDADVPILAKNALHDACMTTNPRAVDEQQVQALFRAAM, encoded by the coding sequence ATGTTGTCCGGATCACAGTCGACGATGCGTCCCGGACGGACCGGCCAGCCCGGCCGCGTCCTGAAGTTCCACGCGCCGGAGATCGTCTTCGGTGTCGATTCGATGGTGGAGGCCGCCCACGCCGCGCTGCGGTTGGGCGCACTGCGCCCGATGCTGATCACCGACCCCGGCCTGATCGAGGCGGGCTGGGTGGACGAGATGCTCATGCACCTGCGTGAACAACTCGTCGAGGCGCATGTCTGGAGCGGACTGACCCCCAACCCCAAGGACCACGAGATCGCGGCCGGCTACCAGATGTACGCCGAGCGTGGCTGCGACGTCCTGCTGGCGGTGGGTGGCGGTTCGGTGATCGACGCCGCCAAGGGGGTGGCGATCCTGGCGTCCAACGGCGGGCACATCCTGGACTACGAGGGTGTGGACAAGGCGCAGGTGCCCATCCCCCCGTTGGTGGTGGTGCCGTCGACCTCGGGTACCGGCGCCGACGTCTCGCAGTTCTGCATCGTCACCGACACCACCCGCAACGTCAAGATCAGCATCCTGGGGCGCGCACTGGTGCCCGACGTCACGGTGATCGATCCGCGACTGCTGACCACCATGCCCGAAAACCTCAATGCTGCAACGGGTCTGGATGCGCTGACCCACGGCATCGAAGCCTTCGTCTCGCTGGGGCACAACCAGCTGACCGACCACCACGCACTGCGGGCGGTGCAGATGGTCACCGAGAACCTGGTAGCCACCATCGAGCGTCCCACCGACATGCCGCCGCGGGTGCTGATGGCGCAGGCGGCCCTGGAAGCGGGTCTGGCCTTCACCAACGCGATCCTGGGCGCCACCCACGCGATGAGCCATCAGGTGGGCGGGCTGCTGGACCTGCCGCACGGCGTCATCAACGGTGTGCTGCTGCCGCACGTCATCCGCTTCAACGCCGAGGCCGACCCGCAGCCCTTCGCCGTGATCGCCGACGCGCTGGGGGTGACGCAGCCCGGGATGCCGGCGGCGGAGGCGGCGCAGGCGCTGGCTGAGCGCATCGACCGCCTGGCCGCTGAGGTGGGTGTGCCACGGGGGCTGGCGCAACTCGGTGTCAGCGACGCCGATGTGCCGATCCTGGCGAAGAACGCGCTGCACGACGCCTGCATGACCACCAACCCGCGGGCGGTCGACGAGCAGCAGGTGCAGGCGTTGTTCCGGGCGGCCATGTGA
- a CDS encoding MadS family sensor histidine kinase gives MPERATATELERLTGLRSGKSSFYSEFRATAQRLDRVVAALDTISRALVQTVHGSENLVRAVAEAARVHLDAEWVVLALADGALPDAHPRHLILDSAGRAYAFEGLRDAHDPGPHLPDAVLNRLNDILRGQLAQFRLPVIERHHAHVPIELDGEVMGAFAAWTAPPRTLDATDAAVMRILASQTAVALQNSSLFSTSVNLLAESEARNAELLATQRELGAVQRHQVLDNERHRIARELHDSVAQTVLSAGMLIEVCRSEAAAPELAARLDLAKDLTRSATEQLRSAIYALNHPDDADRSSLIEMLAQLATVHMPEDLRVDLRVTGQAGELPGDVEHALLRIAGEALFNTAMHGSASRAIVSLTYGEHAVTLSISDDGVGDPDRLRLTLAVAEAADVDGRHRGLANMRARAREHGGTFEVYRSRLGGVRVAARIPRGGMA, from the coding sequence ATGCCGGAGCGGGCCACCGCCACCGAGTTGGAGCGGTTGACCGGGCTGCGCTCGGGCAAGAGTTCCTTCTACAGCGAGTTCCGGGCCACTGCACAACGTCTGGACCGGGTGGTGGCGGCCTTGGACACCATCTCGCGCGCCCTGGTGCAGACGGTGCACGGTTCGGAGAACCTGGTGCGCGCCGTCGCCGAGGCGGCCCGGGTCCACCTGGACGCCGAATGGGTGGTGCTGGCGCTGGCCGACGGCGCCCTGCCCGACGCCCATCCGCGCCACCTCATCCTGGACTCCGCGGGGCGCGCCTACGCCTTCGAGGGACTGCGTGATGCGCACGACCCGGGTCCGCACCTGCCCGACGCCGTGCTCAACCGGCTCAACGACATCCTGCGCGGGCAACTGGCCCAGTTCCGGCTCCCGGTGATCGAACGCCACCACGCGCACGTCCCGATCGAGTTGGACGGTGAGGTGATGGGTGCGTTCGCCGCGTGGACGGCACCGCCGCGGACGCTGGACGCCACCGATGCCGCGGTGATGCGCATCCTGGCCAGCCAGACCGCCGTCGCACTCCAGAACTCGTCACTGTTCTCCACGTCGGTGAACCTGCTGGCCGAATCCGAGGCGCGCAACGCCGAATTGCTGGCCACCCAACGCGAACTCGGCGCCGTGCAGCGGCATCAGGTGCTCGACAACGAGCGCCACCGCATCGCCCGGGAGCTCCACGACAGCGTGGCGCAGACAGTGCTGTCGGCCGGCATGCTGATCGAGGTGTGCCGCAGTGAGGCCGCCGCGCCGGAGCTGGCGGCCCGGCTGGACCTGGCCAAGGACCTGACCCGCTCGGCCACCGAGCAACTGCGCTCTGCCATCTATGCACTCAACCACCCCGACGACGCCGACCGGTCCAGCCTCATCGAGATGCTGGCGCAGCTGGCCACGGTGCACATGCCCGAGGATCTGCGGGTGGATCTGCGGGTGACGGGGCAGGCCGGTGAACTGCCCGGCGATGTGGAGCATGCGCTGCTGCGGATCGCCGGGGAGGCGCTGTTCAACACCGCGATGCACGGTAGCGCCAGCAGAGCCATCGTGTCGCTGACGTACGGTGAACATGCTGTGACGCTGTCCATCTCCGATGACGGGGTGGGCGATCCCGATCGGCTGCGACTGACCCTGGCCGTCGCCGAGGCCGCTGATGTCGACGGCCGCCATCGTGGGTTGGCCAACATGCGGGCGCGGGCCCGCGAGCACGGCGGCACCTTTGAGGTGTACCGCTCCCGCCTCGGCGGGGTGCGGGTGGCGGCCAGGATTCCCCGAGGAGGGATGGCGTGA
- a CDS encoding MadR family response regulator transcription factor, whose amino-acid sequence MTVTTTPRTTTTIRLVLVDDHAILRQGLRSILEREPDLQVVGEAASEAEAEAVVSAMRPDVVLLDLKLSAGSDFEGLSLCAKLSEAYPQCGLLVLTTFLDESLVLRAVHAGARGYVVKDVDTTELVRAIRAISVGESAFDSRSAAAVVRSLSGRAEPQQQLTDREVEVLRLLATGLSNSKIGETLFISATTAKFHVSNIMRKLGVSRRAEAVYAASKRGLI is encoded by the coding sequence GTGACGGTGACCACAACACCCAGGACGACCACGACCATTCGGCTGGTGCTGGTGGACGACCACGCCATCCTGCGCCAGGGATTGCGCTCGATCCTGGAGCGCGAGCCGGACCTGCAGGTGGTGGGGGAGGCGGCCTCCGAGGCGGAAGCCGAGGCGGTGGTTTCGGCGATGCGGCCCGATGTGGTGCTGCTGGATCTGAAGCTCTCCGCGGGCTCGGACTTCGAGGGACTCTCGTTGTGTGCCAAGCTGTCCGAGGCCTACCCGCAGTGCGGTCTGCTGGTGCTGACGACGTTCCTCGATGAGAGTCTGGTGCTGCGTGCGGTGCATGCCGGCGCCCGGGGCTATGTGGTCAAGGACGTCGACACCACCGAACTGGTGCGCGCCATCCGTGCGATCTCGGTGGGGGAGAGCGCCTTCGACTCCCGGAGTGCTGCCGCGGTGGTGCGATCGCTGTCCGGACGTGCCGAGCCTCAGCAGCAGCTCACCGACCGTGAGGTGGAGGTGCTGCGGCTGCTGGCGACGGGACTGTCCAACAGCAAGATCGGTGAGACGTTGTTCATCTCGGCCACCACCGCGAAGTTCCACGTCAGCAACATCATGCGCAAGCTCGGTGTCAGCCGTAGGGCCGAGGCGGTGTACGCCGCCAGCAAGCGTGGCCTGATCTGA
- the mftM gene encoding mycofactocin oligosaccharide methyltransferase MftM, with protein MNTAFDPMAPTRNGWWCADGIRVRRRSGSHRCGGHRRWCTPRFCVHRGDVWLTVEHDVRPDELSDELAVLLVADLIDGGALRGRSEFEAVFTGVVRSTVDGALPAWLRFYRNSLALLESGAAAFAPVHARAQTLVAGNRVVDLGSCFGFFPLRLARHGFDVVATDLSGPAMHLLDLAAAALQRPVHTARCDAAAVPLPDHCADTVTALHLLEHLDDHTIDAALGEALRLARRRVVVAVPMEDRPRECYGHIQRFDLTRLQQLGARWCPEFPGLTATVDEFHGGWLILDL; from the coding sequence ATGAACACCGCGTTCGACCCGATGGCACCCACCCGAAACGGTTGGTGGTGCGCCGACGGGATCCGGGTGCGTCGGCGCTCCGGATCGCACCGCTGCGGCGGCCACCGCCGCTGGTGCACACCACGCTTCTGTGTTCACCGTGGGGACGTCTGGCTCACCGTCGAGCACGATGTGCGCCCCGACGAACTGTCCGATGAGCTGGCCGTTCTGTTGGTCGCCGACCTGATCGACGGTGGTGCCCTGCGCGGACGCTCGGAGTTCGAAGCGGTGTTCACCGGGGTGGTGCGCTCGACCGTCGACGGGGCGCTACCGGCCTGGTTGCGCTTCTACCGCAACTCGCTGGCCCTGCTGGAGTCCGGCGCCGCGGCGTTCGCTCCGGTGCACGCGCGGGCCCAGACGCTGGTCGCCGGGAATCGGGTGGTGGACCTGGGATCCTGCTTCGGCTTCTTCCCGTTGCGCCTGGCGCGGCACGGGTTCGACGTGGTGGCAACCGATCTCAGCGGTCCGGCCATGCACCTGCTGGACCTGGCCGCAGCAGCGCTGCAGCGACCTGTGCACACCGCTCGCTGTGATGCGGCTGCGGTGCCGTTGCCCGACCACTGCGCCGACACCGTGACAGCGCTGCACCTGCTGGAGCATCTCGACGACCACACCATCGACGCTGCACTGGGCGAGGCCCTGCGGTTGGCGCGCCGGCGCGTGGTGGTGGCGGTGCCGATGGAGGACCGGCCGCGGGAGTGCTACGGGCACATCCAGCGGTTCGACCTGACCAGGCTGCAGCAGCTCGGTGCCCGGTGGTGCCCCGAGTTCCCGGGTCTCACCGCGACGGTGGACGAATTCCACGGCGGCTGGCTGATTCTCGACCTCTGA
- a CDS encoding TetR-like C-terminal domain-containing protein: MARDHATSDDQRGTVLQAVRTELGRWGIDRFDLAATVARHGLDDRYISGTWPDTSALVVDALTHRSDDDGPPDTGSLVEDLFQLARGMARLISSTDGPKLHGAHLITDPYLQTVDIRRAVWKSRAEALRVVFDRAQARGEVRSGISPETSLEMLFAPINMRVLYTGEPVSDDYCRTVADLVWRSIAAAGASPA; the protein is encoded by the coding sequence ATGGCGCGCGACCACGCGACATCCGACGATCAACGCGGCACGGTGCTCCAGGCCGTTCGCACCGAGTTGGGCCGTTGGGGGATCGACCGTTTCGATCTCGCCGCCACCGTCGCGCGACACGGACTCGACGACCGGTACATCTCCGGCACGTGGCCGGACACCTCCGCTCTGGTGGTCGATGCGCTCACTCACCGCTCGGACGACGACGGCCCGCCCGACACCGGCTCTCTGGTCGAGGACCTCTTCCAGCTGGCCCGCGGGATGGCTCGCCTCATCAGCTCCACCGACGGACCGAAACTCCATGGCGCCCACCTGATCACCGACCCCTATCTGCAGACGGTCGACATCCGGCGGGCCGTGTGGAAGTCGCGAGCCGAGGCGCTGCGGGTGGTGTTCGACCGGGCGCAGGCCCGCGGGGAGGTGCGCAGCGGGATCAGCCCCGAGACGTCCCTGGAGATGCTGTTCGCGCCGATCAACATGCGGGTGCTCTACACCGGCGAACCGGTCAGCGACGACTACTGCCGCACTGTCGCCGATCTGGTGTGGCGGTCCATCGCCGCCGCCGGGGCGTCACCGGCCTGA
- a CDS encoding Asp23/Gls24 family envelope stress response protein — protein sequence MADSAAPAPMLVEPEARGRLTIRDRAVQSIATAAALAADGVHRHGNGLSRVTGRELPRVDTVVAGDHVRADVDIAVEWGRGLLETAAAVRNDVTAALETHSGLVVDGVTVHVAAIIAPDFSRELT from the coding sequence GTGGCTGACAGCGCCGCTCCCGCGCCGATGCTGGTCGAGCCCGAGGCGAGGGGTCGGCTCACCATCCGCGACCGCGCCGTGCAGAGCATCGCCACGGCGGCCGCACTGGCCGCCGACGGTGTGCACCGGCATGGCAACGGCCTCAGCCGCGTCACCGGCCGTGAACTCCCCCGCGTCGACACGGTGGTCGCCGGTGACCACGTCCGCGCCGATGTCGACATCGCCGTGGAATGGGGCCGCGGGCTCCTCGAGACCGCCGCCGCCGTCCGCAACGACGTCACCGCCGCCCTCGAAACCCACAGCGGTCTCGTGGTCGACGGGGTGACGGTGCACGTCGCCGCGATCATCGCCCCTGACTTCTCCCGGGAGCTGACATGA
- a CDS encoding Asp23/Gls24 family envelope stress response protein: MTEPSTIADTVAGIARAVPGVAGLHSGMFGEVATYLPGRRVTGVRVHADQIDVHISVRGDTGIRQTAAAVRAAVAAAVPGHRVDVTVADLVPESPTDNHSTRRTS, encoded by the coding sequence ATGACCGAGCCGAGCACGATCGCCGACACGGTGGCGGGCATCGCCCGCGCCGTGCCCGGCGTCGCCGGACTGCACTCTGGCATGTTCGGCGAGGTCGCGACGTACCTGCCCGGCCGGCGGGTCACCGGGGTGCGCGTACACGCCGACCAGATCGACGTGCACATCAGCGTCCGCGGTGACACCGGAATCCGGCAGACGGCAGCCGCAGTACGCGCCGCGGTCGCCGCGGCCGTCCCAGGGCACCGGGTCGACGTCACCGTCGCGGACCTGGTTCCCGAGTCCCCCACCGACAACCACAGCACGAGGAGAACGTCATGA
- a CDS encoding Asp23/Gls24 family envelope stress response protein: MASTENATVSTARTAAPAANGPLATSHGRTTIADTVVSKIAGLAAREVNGVYDLGGNTSRAVGALRERIPGATTNYAQGVSVEVGEKQAAVDVDIVAEYGVSIADLASGIRRNVIAALERMTGLEVVEVNITVHDVHVATDDDEPVESRPARVE, from the coding sequence ATGGCTTCCACAGAAAACGCCACCGTCAGCACCGCACGCACCGCGGCGCCCGCCGCCAACGGACCGCTGGCCACCAGCCACGGCCGCACCACCATCGCCGACACCGTGGTGTCCAAGATCGCCGGCCTGGCCGCCCGTGAGGTCAACGGCGTCTACGACCTCGGTGGCAACACCTCCCGCGCGGTGGGCGCGCTCCGCGAGCGCATCCCGGGTGCCACCACCAACTACGCCCAGGGCGTGTCGGTCGAGGTGGGCGAGAAGCAGGCCGCCGTCGACGTGGACATCGTCGCCGAGTACGGCGTCTCCATCGCCGACCTGGCCTCCGGTATCCGGCGCAACGTCATCGCCGCGCTGGAGCGGATGACCGGCCTGGAGGTCGTCGAGGTCAACATCACGGTGCACGACGTGCACGTCGCGACCGACGACGACGAACCCGTCGAGAGTCGCCCGGCCCGGGTCGAGTGA
- a CDS encoding RNA polymerase sigma factor, whose product MDDEVAEAPSPDVDDRGLAAAARAGDVEAFEELVRRHGPAMYRYARRMTRDTDAVADIVQETFVAAWRRIATFRGESTVRTWLFSICARKVVDSQRVKRAIPVDDRLIEPISRDATSQPFETVSNTEFLDALETALAELPPRQRAVWMLREIEELTFPQIGTILNLSPDAARGHHHRARSTLQQRLQQWR is encoded by the coding sequence GTGGACGACGAGGTGGCCGAGGCTCCCTCGCCGGACGTCGATGATCGGGGTCTGGCGGCCGCGGCGCGGGCCGGTGACGTCGAGGCGTTCGAGGAACTGGTCCGGCGGCACGGCCCGGCGATGTACCGGTACGCCCGGCGGATGACCAGGGACACCGACGCGGTAGCCGACATCGTGCAGGAGACGTTCGTGGCCGCGTGGCGCCGCATCGCGACCTTCCGGGGGGAATCGACGGTGCGCACGTGGCTGTTCTCGATCTGTGCCCGCAAGGTGGTGGATTCCCAGCGCGTCAAGCGGGCCATCCCGGTGGACGACCGGCTGATCGAGCCGATCAGCAGGGACGCCACCAGCCAGCCGTTCGAGACGGTCTCCAACACCGAATTCCTGGACGCACTGGAGACCGCGCTGGCCGAACTGCCGCCCCGGCAGCGTGCCGTCTGGATGCTCCGCGAAATCGAGGAGTTGACCTTCCCTCAGATCGGCACCATATTGAATCTCAGCCCGGACGCCGCTCGAGGGCATCACCACCGGGCCCGGTCGACCCTCCAGCAAAGGCTTCAGCAATGGCGGTAG
- a CDS encoding isopenicillin N synthase family dioxygenase yields MSTFEVPAIDLTPWLDGTDPAAVARAVDNACRRVGFMQILGHGIPVDVQDGLGAAMDGFFGLAPEIKNSYRISGANRGYSPPKSESLSLSLGVESATRMNDFFEAFNIGVEARSFVGLDLDESDYGINVFPSEVAAFEPAVLTYFTEAARVARVLTDIFCAALGLEPGYFDRLTDHSVDVLRMNNYALPEGTVTLDGELTGMGEHTDFGIVTVLWADHVAGLQVLGTDSLWHDVSPADGALLVNLGDLTARITNDQWMSTLHRVKPPIVDGTIRRRRSAAFFHDGNVDAVISTAPAFLDADGGLAYEPITVGAHIAAKLAGSRQGKANASAVREAARVHSARAQG; encoded by the coding sequence GTGAGCACGTTCGAAGTACCGGCCATCGACCTCACGCCGTGGCTGGACGGCACCGACCCCGCCGCCGTGGCGCGCGCGGTCGACAACGCCTGCCGCCGAGTGGGTTTCATGCAAATCCTGGGCCACGGCATCCCTGTCGATGTGCAGGACGGGCTGGGCGCGGCCATGGACGGATTCTTCGGGCTGGCCCCCGAGATCAAGAACAGCTACCGGATCAGCGGCGCCAACCGCGGGTACAGCCCGCCCAAGAGCGAATCGCTGAGCCTGTCGCTGGGTGTCGAGTCGGCCACCCGGATGAACGATTTCTTCGAAGCGTTCAACATCGGGGTCGAAGCCCGCTCGTTCGTCGGCCTGGACCTCGACGAGTCCGACTACGGCATCAACGTGTTCCCCTCCGAGGTGGCGGCATTCGAGCCGGCGGTGTTGACCTACTTCACCGAGGCCGCCCGGGTCGCCCGCGTACTGACCGACATCTTCTGCGCAGCACTGGGACTCGAACCCGGCTACTTCGACCGCCTCACCGACCACTCCGTGGATGTGCTGCGGATGAACAACTACGCGCTGCCGGAAGGCACGGTCACCCTCGACGGCGAACTCACCGGCATGGGCGAGCACACCGATTTCGGCATCGTGACAGTGTTGTGGGCAGATCACGTGGCGGGCCTGCAGGTGCTGGGCACCGACTCGCTGTGGCACGATGTCTCTCCCGCCGACGGGGCTCTGCTGGTCAACCTGGGTGACCTGACGGCACGCATCACCAACGACCAGTGGATGTCGACATTGCACCGGGTGAAGCCGCCCATCGTGGACGGCACCATCCGGCGCAGGCGCTCGGCCGCCTTCTTCCACGACGGCAATGTCGACGCGGTGATCAGCACCGCGCCGGCATTCCTGGATGCCGACGGCGGGTTGGCCTATGAGCCCATCACGGTCGGCGCGCACATCGCGGCCAAGCTGGCCGGTTCGCGGCAGGGCAAAGCGAATGCCTCTGCGGTGCGCGAGGCGGCCCGGGTGCACTCAGCGCGGGCGCAGGGCTAG
- the add gene encoding adenosine deaminase, whose translation MITEAVAQSIPKVSLHCHLLGSVPAETAVQLTRRSGIAIPGDPDAHTVYDSAAYEDLGEFLSVYDLIGAALQHRDDYRRITYESLTVFGSEHTVWYREIFVSPQPSPLPYATALAGILDGMRDAQSDTGIESRIIVAIHREHTVAEAVSLVQEVIDHRIDEVVGIGLDYQEILGPPAPFAPAYALAEQAGLHRTAHSESGPPDHIEVILDQLRCSRIDHGYHVVTDPAITQRCVDEQVPFTCTPVSSDIGRYSGSGDGSHRRIAQMVDAGLKVCIDSDDPPMFGTDPTNDYVAVGTALGYHIPQLAAFTANAIDACWLDDTDKARLRQRLTTWMQTTGSDL comes from the coding sequence ATGATCACCGAAGCTGTGGCACAGTCCATTCCGAAGGTGAGCCTGCACTGCCATCTGCTGGGCTCGGTCCCGGCCGAAACGGCCGTCCAGTTGACCCGTCGCAGTGGTATCGCCATCCCAGGTGACCCGGACGCCCACACCGTCTATGACAGTGCGGCCTACGAGGACCTCGGCGAGTTCCTGTCGGTCTACGACCTGATCGGCGCCGCGCTGCAGCACCGTGACGACTACCGTCGGATCACCTATGAATCGCTGACCGTGTTCGGTTCTGAGCACACCGTCTGGTACCGGGAGATCTTCGTTTCACCCCAGCCCAGCCCGCTGCCGTACGCCACCGCGCTGGCCGGGATCCTCGACGGGATGCGCGACGCGCAGAGCGACACCGGTATCGAGAGCCGGATCATCGTGGCGATCCATCGGGAACACACTGTGGCCGAGGCTGTTTCGCTGGTCCAAGAGGTGATCGACCACCGGATCGACGAGGTGGTCGGCATCGGACTGGACTACCAGGAGATCCTGGGCCCACCGGCGCCGTTCGCGCCGGCGTACGCACTGGCCGAACAGGCGGGCCTGCACCGTACCGCCCACTCCGAGAGCGGCCCACCGGACCACATCGAGGTGATTCTCGACCAATTACGCTGTAGCCGAATCGATCACGGTTACCATGTGGTGACAGACCCGGCCATCACCCAGCGATGCGTCGACGAGCAGGTCCCCTTCACCTGCACCCCGGTGAGCTCCGATATCGGACGCTACAGCGGCTCCGGCGACGGCAGCCATCGCCGCATTGCGCAGATGGTCGATGCCGGGCTGAAGGTCTGCATCGACTCCGACGATCCACCCATGTTCGGCACGGATCCCACCAACGACTACGTCGCGGTGGGCACGGCACTCGGCTACCACATCCCTCAGCTGGCGGCCTTCACCGCGAACGCCATCGACGCCTGCTGGCTCGACGACACCGACAAGGCGCGGCTGCGGCAGCGCCTGACCACCTGGATGCAGACCACCGGGAGCGACTTGTGA
- a CDS encoding isopenicillin N synthase family dioxygenase: protein MSTNSSIPLVDLTLWRSGSTEERAALAATVDRALIESGFLMVSGHGVPPALRAGIRDAAREFFTLADKEPYTTAVGGRGWIPPGKEANGYLLGGEELPPDLKETFVSGYEFRSGDADVDAEWFMPNVWPTEVPALQELCVIYADAMRRLAAELLELLATAAGLEPTWFTDRCMQSPHSFNINRYPALNRTGPVAEGQYRIAPHTDFGTITILDREAGYGGLQVCTREGEWIDAPVIPDAYTINIGDLMARWTGDRWTSTMHRVLPPSPDAPDEELISLIFFFEANLEQLIESFPPPLGRAHDYQPVTAGDYLRSRYAAISVP, encoded by the coding sequence ATGAGCACCAACAGCAGCATCCCCCTGGTCGACCTCACACTGTGGCGGTCCGGATCGACCGAGGAGCGGGCCGCCCTGGCCGCCACTGTGGACCGGGCGCTGATCGAGAGTGGCTTCCTGATGGTCAGCGGCCACGGGGTCCCCCCTGCCCTGCGCGCCGGGATACGCGATGCGGCACGCGAATTCTTCACCCTCGCCGACAAAGAGCCGTACACCACGGCCGTCGGGGGTCGCGGCTGGATTCCGCCCGGCAAGGAGGCCAACGGCTACCTGCTGGGCGGGGAAGAACTCCCGCCGGACCTCAAGGAGACGTTCGTCTCCGGCTACGAGTTCCGCAGCGGCGACGCAGACGTCGACGCCGAGTGGTTCATGCCCAATGTGTGGCCCACCGAAGTGCCTGCGCTGCAGGAGCTCTGCGTGATCTATGCGGACGCGATGCGCCGGCTTGCCGCCGAGCTGTTGGAGTTGCTCGCCACCGCGGCGGGCCTGGAGCCCACCTGGTTCACCGACCGGTGCATGCAGTCCCCGCACTCGTTCAACATCAACCGCTACCCGGCGCTGAACCGGACCGGGCCGGTGGCCGAGGGCCAGTACCGCATCGCGCCGCACACCGATTTCGGCACCATCACCATCCTGGACCGGGAGGCCGGCTACGGCGGGCTGCAGGTGTGCACCCGCGAGGGGGAGTGGATCGATGCACCGGTCATCCCCGATGCGTACACCATCAACATCGGTGACCTGATGGCCCGCTGGACCGGAGACCGCTGGACGTCGACCATGCACCGGGTGCTACCGCCGAGCCCCGATGCACCGGATGAGGAGCTCATCTCGTTGATCTTCTTTTTTGAGGCCAACCTGGAGCAGCTCATCGAGTCCTTCCCGCCCCCGCTGGGCCGTGCCCACGACTATCAGCCCGTCACCGCAGGCGACTACCTTCGCTCGCGCTACGCGGCCATCTCGGTTCCATGA